A region of Rhodoferax potami DNA encodes the following proteins:
- a CDS encoding TRAP transporter large permease → MDAFVLLGSFLVLMIIGMPVAYALGLSALIGAWWIELPYDAVMIAIAGGVNKFSLLAIPFFVLAGAIMAEGGMSRRLVAFAEVLVGFVRGGLSLVNILASTFFGAISGSSMADTASIGSVLIPEMEKKGYPRDFATAVTVSGSVQAILIPPSHNAVIYSLAAGGSVSIAALFLAGVLPGLLLGLTLAIMCLFIAKKRDFPKGRSIPMKEALRICVDALWGLMTMVIILGGILSGVFTATESAAIAVLWAFFVTMFIYRDYKWSELPKLVHRTVKTLAIVMILIGFAASFGYIMTLMQIPTMITGLFTSISDNKYTVLLMINILLLVLGTLMDMAPLILIMTPILLPIVKTMGVDPVHFGMIMMVNLGMGLITPPVGGVLFVGAAVAKLPIEKVVKALFPFFGALLLVLMAVTYIPALSLWLPGLLLK, encoded by the coding sequence ATGGACGCGTTTGTATTGTTGGGCTCCTTCCTGGTGCTCATGATTATTGGCATGCCCGTGGCATATGCCCTGGGCCTGTCGGCCCTGATTGGTGCCTGGTGGATTGAGCTGCCCTACGACGCGGTGATGATCGCCATCGCGGGCGGCGTGAACAAATTCTCCTTGTTGGCCATTCCCTTCTTCGTGCTGGCCGGCGCCATCATGGCCGAGGGCGGCATGTCGCGCCGCTTGGTGGCGTTTGCCGAAGTGCTGGTGGGCTTTGTGCGTGGCGGTCTATCGCTGGTCAACATCTTGGCCTCCACCTTCTTTGGTGCCATCTCAGGCTCTTCCATGGCCGACACAGCCTCCATCGGCTCGGTGCTGATTCCAGAGATGGAGAAAAAAGGCTACCCACGTGACTTCGCCACGGCGGTGACAGTGAGCGGTTCGGTCCAAGCCATCCTGATCCCGCCCAGTCATAACGCGGTGATTTATTCCTTGGCCGCCGGCGGCTCGGTCTCGATTGCGGCCTTGTTCCTCGCGGGCGTGTTGCCGGGACTTTTGCTGGGCCTGACATTGGCAATCATGTGCCTGTTCATCGCCAAGAAGCGCGACTTCCCCAAAGGCCGCAGCATTCCCATGAAAGAGGCGCTGCGCATTTGCGTGGATGCGCTGTGGGGTTTGATGACCATGGTGATCATTCTGGGTGGCATTTTGTCGGGCGTTTTCACCGCCACGGAGTCAGCAGCCATTGCCGTGCTCTGGGCCTTCTTCGTCACCATGTTCATCTACCGCGACTACAAATGGAGTGAGCTGCCCAAGCTGGTGCACCGCACCGTCAAGACGCTGGCGATTGTGATGATCCTGATCGGCTTTGCCGCCAGCTTCGGCTACATCATGACGCTGATGCAGATCCCCACCATGATCACGGGTCTGTTCACCAGCATCTCGGACAACAAGTACACGGTGCTGCTGATGATCAACATCTTGTTGTTGGTCTTGGGCACGCTGATGGACATGGCGCCGCTGATCCTGATCATGACGCCCATCCTGCTGCCCATCGTCAAGACCATGGGCGTGGACCCTGTGCACTTCGGCATGATCATGATGGTGAACTTGGGCATGGGCCTGATCACCCCACCCGTGGGCGGCGTGCTATTCGTTGGTGCAGCGGTCGCCAAGCTGCCAATTGAAAAAGTGGTGAAGGCCCTGTTCCCCTTCTTCGGCGCCTTGCTACTGGTGCTCATGGCCGTGACCTACATCCCCGCGCTGTCCCTGTGGCTGCCTGGCCTGTTGCTGAAGTAA
- a CDS encoding SMP-30/gluconolactonase/LRE family protein, protein MSVHTPAVEAVSISRDKVGESPVWSVANQCLYWVDIEGPFIHRLNWGNRHQSTWTLPERVGCIAMTERGTLIAAMETGIFEVTLSDPPVAHLSLLASVIHPHPSMRFNDGRCDHQGRFWAGTMVRDMGLASPAGGIYGLDESGLRGPVLEGYITPNGMGFSPDGTTAYLSDSHPSRQQIWKHSFDTATGTWGPQATWVDMQALPGRPDGAAVDAEGCYWICGNDAAQIHRFSPEGTLLHSVAVPVSKPAMCAFGGPELRHLFVTSIRPASPAPGFDATLDGALLVLELGVQGLPEPLFSRFPVR, encoded by the coding sequence GTGTCTGTTCACACCCCTGCCGTAGAGGCTGTCAGCATCAGCCGCGACAAAGTGGGCGAGAGCCCTGTCTGGTCCGTGGCCAACCAGTGCCTGTACTGGGTAGACATCGAAGGCCCGTTCATTCACCGGTTGAACTGGGGCAATCGCCACCAAAGCACCTGGACACTGCCGGAGCGCGTGGGCTGTATCGCCATGACTGAACGCGGCACCCTGATTGCCGCGATGGAGACGGGCATTTTTGAAGTCACCTTGAGTGACCCACCCGTCGCGCACCTCAGCCTGTTGGCCAGCGTGATCCATCCGCACCCGAGCATGCGCTTCAATGACGGTCGCTGCGACCACCAAGGCCGCTTCTGGGCAGGCACCATGGTCCGCGACATGGGGCTTGCCAGCCCCGCCGGCGGTATCTACGGCCTGGACGAGAGCGGACTGCGCGGCCCGGTGCTCGAGGGTTACATCACCCCCAACGGCATGGGTTTCAGCCCAGACGGCACAACCGCTTATCTATCGGATTCGCACCCCAGCCGCCAACAGATCTGGAAGCACTCTTTCGACACCGCCACCGGCACCTGGGGCCCGCAAGCCACCTGGGTCGACATGCAAGCCCTGCCCGGCCGGCCCGATGGCGCAGCGGTGGATGCAGAAGGCTGCTACTGGATTTGCGGCAACGACGCAGCCCAGATCCACCGCTTCAGCCCAGAGGGCACGTTGTTGCACTCGGTCGCCGTGCCGGTGAGCAAGCCGGCCATGTGCGCCTTTGGCGGGCCTGAGCTGCGCCACTTGTTTGTTACTTCCATCCGCCCTGCCAGCCCAGCACCCGGCTTCGATGCCACGCTGGACGGCGCCTTGCTGGTCTTGGAGCTCGGCGTGCAGGGCCTGCCCGAACCCTTGTTTTCCCGTTTTCCCGTCCGTTAA
- a CDS encoding TRAP transporter small permease — protein sequence MKNTLLRWSDALYSACIWLSGGSIFLMSLIIPWGIFARYVLGTGSQWPEPISILLMVVFTFLGAAAAYRAGAHIAVAMVTDRLPRSVRQVTAYVVHALMVVVALFMAFYGSKLCMETWGQNIGEIPWMPVGATYLPVPLGGFLTLIFIVEHLVFGSQHARAIVTFDHAATEPEAI from the coding sequence ATGAAAAACACACTATTGCGCTGGAGCGATGCGCTCTACTCCGCCTGTATCTGGCTGTCCGGAGGTTCTATCTTCCTGATGTCCCTGATCATTCCCTGGGGCATCTTTGCCCGCTACGTGCTCGGCACGGGCTCACAGTGGCCTGAGCCGATTTCTATTTTGCTGATGGTGGTGTTCACCTTTTTAGGAGCAGCCGCCGCATATCGGGCGGGCGCCCACATCGCCGTGGCCATGGTGACAGACCGCCTGCCGCGTTCAGTGCGCCAAGTGACTGCCTATGTCGTGCACGCCTTGATGGTCGTGGTGGCCTTGTTCATGGCGTTTTACGGCTCCAAGCTGTGCATGGAGACTTGGGGCCAGAACATCGGCGAAATCCCGTGGATGCCAGTGGGCGCCACCTACCTGCCAGTGCCATTGGGTGGATTTCTGACACTGATTTTTATCGTCGAGCACCTGGTGTTCGGCTCCCAGCACGCCCGTGCCATCGTGACCTTTGACCACGCTGCAACTGAACCGGAGGCCATCTGA
- a CDS encoding TRAP transporter substrate-binding protein, which produces MTFRRTFVASAVAAIALCTSLGAQAQNMVLKATDTHPAGYPTVVAVESMGKKLESATNGRIKMQMFPGAVLGQEKEAVEQAQIGAIQIVRISLGVVGPVVPDVDVFNMPFVFRDIPHMRAVIDGPIGAELLDKVTASPARLVGLGWMDGGARSLYTKKLVKTPADLKGIKVRMMGNPLFVDTMNAMGGNGISMAYGEVFSALQTGVIDGAENNPPSMFTSNHYTTGTKYYAQTNHLIIPELLVMSKVAWDKLSADDKSLVKKLAREAQMEQRALWDKSVEDYSAKLKAAGVEFVPVDQKLFFDATAPVRAKYGTKFTDLMQRIAATK; this is translated from the coding sequence ATGACTTTCCGTAGAACTTTTGTAGCGTCCGCCGTAGCCGCCATCGCGCTGTGCACGAGTCTGGGCGCGCAAGCCCAGAACATGGTGCTCAAGGCCACTGACACCCACCCTGCCGGTTACCCCACCGTGGTGGCCGTGGAAAGCATGGGCAAAAAATTGGAATCCGCGACCAATGGGCGCATCAAGATGCAAATGTTCCCTGGCGCCGTGTTGGGCCAGGAAAAAGAAGCGGTAGAGCAAGCCCAGATTGGCGCTATCCAGATCGTGCGTATCTCGCTGGGTGTAGTTGGCCCCGTGGTGCCCGATGTGGACGTGTTCAACATGCCCTTTGTGTTCCGTGACATCCCCCACATGCGCGCTGTGATTGACGGCCCTATTGGTGCTGAGTTGCTGGACAAAGTCACTGCCAGCCCTGCACGCTTGGTAGGCTTGGGCTGGATGGATGGCGGTGCCCGCAGCTTGTACACCAAGAAGTTGGTCAAGACTCCGGCGGACCTCAAGGGCATCAAGGTGCGCATGATGGGCAACCCCCTGTTTGTGGACACCATGAACGCCATGGGCGGCAACGGCATCTCCATGGCCTATGGCGAAGTGTTCAGCGCTTTGCAGACAGGCGTGATTGACGGTGCGGAAAACAACCCGCCCAGCATGTTCACCAGCAACCACTACACCACCGGCACCAAGTACTACGCACAGACGAACCACCTGATCATCCCCGAGCTGCTGGTGATGTCCAAAGTGGCATGGGACAAGCTGTCGGCCGACGACAAGTCCTTGGTGAAAAAGCTGGCCCGCGAAGCCCAGATGGAACAACGCGCGTTGTGGGACAAGAGCGTGGAAGACTACTCCGCCAAGCTCAAGGCTGCCGGCGTGGAATTTGTGCCTGTGGATCAAAAACTATTTTTTGACGCTACCGCCCCTGTGCGCGCCAAGTACGGCACCAAGTTCACCGACCTGATGCAACGCATCGCCGCTACCAAGTAA